From Caminibacter mediatlanticus TB-2, the proteins below share one genomic window:
- the hemG gene encoding protoporphyrinogen oxidase: protein MQKLAIVGGGISGLSLAYYLQDSFEVSVFEKDKWGGKAYTQKVGNYLFEEGVNGFLSNSPKTLELCEKIGIKTIKANENSKIRFIYDDKLIKIPTNPFEFIKSDILSLKGKLRVLKEFFIKPVCDKEESVEEFANRRLGEEFTKRMMVPMLAGIYASTPAKTSMNAAFPKLKKIECEYGSLFKGMIKLKRGGQPSGDLTSFEWGMSEFIEVLKSKTKANFIKKEIKSIDELKEFDKVVIATESFEAAKILGGDIAKLLEKIEYNPVAVVGFDFDSITPKGFGILTTKEKTLGILMDKYIFPHRNGIRLMLGGARYPEIKNLSEEEILEIAKKDIYKIIKNANPKIEWVKLHKNAIPNYSLGHQKLVEDIINEAKKRGVYLLGNAYNGVSMNDCIKNAFDLSQKIKDNK, encoded by the coding sequence ATGCAAAAGTTAGCTATTGTAGGAGGAGGGATAAGTGGGCTTAGTTTAGCATATTATTTGCAAGATAGTTTTGAAGTTAGTGTATTTGAAAAAGATAAATGGGGTGGAAAAGCGTATACTCAAAAAGTTGGAAATTATCTATTTGAAGAGGGAGTTAATGGGTTTTTAAGCAACTCTCCTAAAACACTTGAATTATGCGAAAAAATTGGAATTAAGACAATTAAGGCTAATGAAAATTCAAAAATTAGATTTATTTATGATGATAAATTAATAAAAATTCCAACTAACCCATTTGAATTTATTAAAAGTGATATTTTATCTTTAAAAGGAAAATTAAGAGTTTTAAAAGAATTTTTTATAAAACCAGTATGTGATAAAGAAGAGAGTGTTGAAGAATTTGCAAATAGAAGACTTGGAGAGGAATTTACAAAAAGAATGATGGTCCCAATGCTTGCAGGAATTTATGCTTCAACTCCTGCAAAAACTTCTATGAATGCAGCTTTTCCTAAGCTTAAAAAAATAGAGTGTGAATATGGTAGTTTATTTAAAGGAATGATAAAATTAAAAAGAGGAGGTCAGCCAAGTGGTGATTTAACAAGTTTTGAGTGGGGAATGAGCGAATTTATTGAAGTTTTGAAATCAAAAACAAAAGCTAATTTTATTAAAAAAGAGATTAAAAGTATTGATGAATTAAAAGAGTTTGATAAGGTAGTAATTGCAACTGAGAGCTTTGAAGCAGCTAAAATATTAGGTGGAGATATTGCAAAACTTTTAGAGAAAATAGAATATAACCCAGTAGCAGTAGTTGGGTTTGATTTTGATAGTATTACTCCAAAAGGTTTTGGTATATTAACTACAAAAGAAAAAACTCTTGGCATTTTGATGGATAAATATATTTTCCCTCATAGAAACGGTATTAGATTAATGCTTGGTGGGGCAAGATATCCTGAAATTAAAAATTTAAGTGAAGAAGAAATATTAGAAATTGCAAAAAAAGATATTTATAAAATTATTAAAAATGCAAATCCAAAAATTGAGTGGGTAAAACTTCATAAAAATGCTATTCCAAATTATTCTCTTGGTCATCAAAAATTAGTAGAAGATATAATAAATGAAGCAAAAAAAAGAGGAGTTTATCTACTTGGAAATGCTTATAATGGGGTTAGTATGAATGATTGTATTAAAAATGCGTTTGATTTGTCTCAAAAAATAAAAGATAATAAATGA
- a CDS encoding thioredoxin family protein: MKKIILILVVSFIFGLNINNYDYKKAFDIAKKENKIVLVNIIKKDCRYCNYMKIVMNKTEIKNFLNNYFVLLIYYPYELPEIFKKEYFNFVPTFLFYNKNGKLIKTIYGARSYEKFFKELKKIKKENDG, translated from the coding sequence ATGAAAAAGATTATTTTAATATTGGTTGTTTCTTTTATATTTGGATTAAATATAAATAATTATGATTATAAAAAAGCTTTTGATATTGCAAAAAAAGAAAATAAGATTGTTTTAGTAAATATAATTAAAAAAGATTGTCGTTATTGTAATTATATGAAAATTGTAATGAATAAAACTGAAATAAAAAATTTTTTAAATAATTATTTTGTTTTATTAATTTATTATCCTTATGAATTACCAGAAATTTTCAAAAAAGAGTATTTTAATTTTGTACCTACTTTTCTTTTTTATAATAAAAATGGTAAGCTTATTAAAACTATTTATGGTGCAAGAAGTTATGAAAAATTTTTCAAAGAATTAAAAAAGATTAAAAAGGAAAATGATGGATAA
- a CDS encoding cytochrome c biogenesis CcdA family protein → MDNLVYSLFDYFDKMPFIISYIAGLLSFLSPCVLPLVPIYFFYIAGISAKELENKVLSKKEKIKIFIESLLFVLGFSIVFILIGVASAKLIGNIFAYKWVNILTGIIIIIFGIHLGGFYRFKFLNKEKRLHLENVGSFMLGFSFAFGWTPCIGPIFGTIVGIAASEPERAIFMMILYTLGLATPFILMALFSVISLKLIEKMKKYLGIIEKISGGLLIVVGLYFVFKSLNFN, encoded by the coding sequence ATGGATAATTTAGTATATTCCTTATTTGATTATTTTGATAAGATGCCATTTATAATAAGCTATATTGCAGGTCTTTTATCTTTTTTATCTCCTTGTGTGTTACCTCTTGTGCCAATATATTTTTTTTATATAGCAGGAATTAGTGCAAAAGAACTTGAAAATAAAGTTTTATCAAAAAAAGAAAAAATAAAAATTTTTATTGAATCTTTATTATTTGTATTAGGTTTTAGTATAGTGTTTATTTTAATTGGAGTAGCATCTGCAAAATTAATAGGAAATATTTTTGCTTATAAATGGGTAAATATATTAACAGGCATTATAATTATAATTTTTGGTATTCATCTTGGTGGATTTTATAGATTTAAATTTTTAAATAAAGAGAAAAGATTGCATTTAGAAAATGTAGGTAGTTTTATGCTTGGTTTTTCATTTGCATTTGGATGGACTCCTTGTATTGGACCTATTTTTGGTACAATTGTTGGAATTGCTGCAAGTGAGCCAGAGAGGGCTATTTTTATGATGATTTTATATACATTAGGTCTTGCAACTCCTTTTATATTAATGGCTTTATTTAGTGTTATAAGTTTAAAACTAATAGAGAAAATGAAAAAATATTTAGGAATTATAGAAAAAATTAGTGGTGGTCTTTTGATTGTAGTAGGTTTGTATTTTGTTTTTAAGTCATTAAACTTTAATTAA
- a CDS encoding c-type cytochrome: protein MKKILGIIAISGLAFAYQNCAMCHNGSMAIKLDKLTPQEIIAKLKEFKAGKGSPMMVNIAKGMSDKEIEEAAKKYGKK, encoded by the coding sequence ATGAAAAAAATATTAGGAATTATTGCAATTTCTGGATTAGCTTTTGCTTATCAAAACTGTGCAATGTGTCATAATGGAAGTATGGCTATTAAATTAGATAAATTAACTCCACAAGAGATTATTGCTAAATTGAAAGAATTTAAAGCAGGCAAAGGCAGTCCAATGATGGTAAATATTGCAAAAGGAATGAGTGATAAAGAAATAGAAGAAGCTGCTAAAAAATACGGAAAAAAATAG
- a CDS encoding multiheme c-type cytochrome, with translation MKKVLSAGLSLAAISSLAFAANSLDSNPNYVKLKNFKPKGVSTDQCLMCHKTTDPGIVADWQHSKHAKAGVGCVECHVVPKDYPTAFKSHPMQGANWTVQIAVSSVTCAKCHAKEVTEFLNSGHARGAAQWLATPKNPHGIAMTRLAYGYETLRGNHPKYLADGKTLTKGIRKDDKFFRANEKNPRLSDLSVANICIQCHGTIIKLDKNGKPDAATWPNDGIASLYPDGGVGNCLSCHSRHKFSAAESRHPMACSNCHLGPDHPDKEIFESSVHGHIFDTNEEDYNFKTGEQIPGKTLRAATCFTCHMSGINGLKATHNVSLRLKWNLWAPASFLRTGGNETAGWAFWNGGGKVTENTVTRGNPKAGNPNGPEAARAQMKQVCMACHAATFTNNFFQRADAHVKVYNQYKAFATKMLKELKAKGLMKADLWSDPFFKLYYYLWHHEGRRMRQAAVMGSPDYAHWHGVFQVMQDIREMKDIYDYRMKMLKKYKDPKKVLENEPPMPVVTHE, from the coding sequence ATGAAAAAAGTGTTAAGCGCAGGGTTAAGCTTAGCAGCAATAAGCTCATTAGCTTTTGCAGCAAACAGCTTAGATTCTAATCCTAACTATGTAAAACTTAAAAACTTCAAACCAAAAGGTGTAAGCACTGACCAATGTTTAATGTGTCATAAAACAACTGACCCAGGAATTGTTGCTGATTGGCAACATTCAAAACACGCAAAAGCTGGTGTTGGATGTGTTGAATGTCACGTTGTACCAAAAGACTATCCAACTGCATTTAAGTCACATCCAATGCAAGGTGCTAATTGGACAGTTCAAATTGCAGTATCTTCTGTAACTTGTGCAAAATGTCACGCAAAAGAAGTAACTGAATTTTTAAACTCAGGTCATGCAAGAGGTGCTGCTCAATGGCTTGCAACTCCTAAAAATCCACATGGTATTGCTATGACAAGACTTGCTTATGGATATGAAACTTTAAGAGGAAATCATCCAAAATATCTTGCTGATGGTAAAACATTAACAAAAGGTATTAGAAAAGATGACAAATTCTTCAGAGCAAATGAAAAAAATCCAAGATTATCAGATTTATCAGTAGCAAATATTTGTATTCAATGTCATGGTACTATAATTAAACTTGATAAAAATGGTAAACCTGATGCAGCTACTTGGCCAAATGATGGTATAGCATCACTTTATCCTGATGGTGGTGTTGGAAATTGTCTTTCTTGTCATAGCAGACATAAATTTTCAGCAGCAGAATCAAGACATCCAATGGCATGTAGTAACTGTCACTTAGGACCTGATCATCCAGATAAAGAAATTTTTGAATCAAGTGTTCATGGACACATTTTTGATACAAATGAAGAAGATTATAATTTCAAAACAGGTGAACAAATTCCTGGAAAAACTCTAAGAGCTGCTACATGTTTTACTTGTCATATGAGTGGAATCAATGGTCTTAAAGCAACTCATAACGTTTCACTTAGACTTAAATGGAATCTTTGGGCACCAGCAAGCTTTTTAAGAACTGGTGGAAATGAAACAGCTGGTTGGGCATTCTGGAATGGTGGAGGAAAGGTAACTGAAAACACAGTTACAAGAGGAAATCCAAAAGCTGGTAATCCAAATGGGCCAGAAGCTGCAAGAGCTCAAATGAAACAAGTTTGTATGGCATGCCACGCAGCAACATTTACAAATAACTTTTTCCAAAGAGCAGATGCACATGTAAAAGTTTATAATCAATATAAAGCATTTGCAACTAAAATGTTAAAAGAATTAAAAGCAAAAGGTTTAATGAAAGCAGATTTATGGAGCGACCCATTCTTCAAACTATATTACTACCTATGGCATCATGAAGGTAGAAGAATGAGACAAGCTGCTGTAATGGGAAGCCCAGATTATGCACATTGGCATGGAGTATTCCAAGTGATGCAAGACATTAGAGAAATGAAAGACATTTATGATTATAGAATGAAAATGCTTAAAAAATATAAAGACCCTAAAAAAGTTCTTGAAAACGAACCTCCAATGCCTGTTGTTACTCACGAATAA
- a CDS encoding chaperone NapD translates to MNISSIIVKTLPKNYDAVWLNLQESPLCEVHFGDKEKGIIIITIEGECVEEEIEKLRQIEEMPFIISADMHMSYCEEELEEMMKEMNIDNVVEDINKDKKIEEIKYFGSLKGKY, encoded by the coding sequence ATGAATATTTCAAGTATTATTGTTAAAACATTACCAAAAAACTATGATGCAGTATGGCTTAATTTACAAGAATCACCATTATGTGAAGTTCATTTTGGGGATAAAGAAAAAGGAATTATTATCATAACAATAGAAGGTGAATGTGTTGAAGAAGAAATTGAAAAACTAAGACAAATTGAAGAGATGCCTTTTATTATTAGTGCTGATATGCATATGAGCTATTGTGAAGAAGAATTAGAAGAAATGATGAAAGAGATGAATATTGATAATGTAGTGGAAGATATAAATAAAGATAAGAAAATAGAAGAAATTAAATACTTTGGTTCTTTAAAAGGAAAATATTAA
- a CDS encoding nitrate reductase, with protein sequence MKKVIFFIITTILLFGYEVITPHKKITYDYYISKIAFNNKYLIAGLENGSIIIKNFNNLKTLITINLPKIHDFMGDKIPMPIYSIDISPDNKEVLILTEDENAKRTLFIYNLNTKTLKKIFTINQTLMKANFIDNKKIFFAKLSDEITLYDLTKKKFIYTTQLDSYVFSTYALNNDKTKIALGDESGNIKIANTITGKKIATIIGFNKDKTLSLDYQKNEIINASNDKRVGIYTENGKIINTLDAKFLPYAAALSPTLKTFAIQYDEKNNIMVYSQYNKPLYLLKGHTMPLNGMKYINSTTLISYSPSEILIWKIKE encoded by the coding sequence ATGAAAAAAGTTATATTTTTTATAATAACAACTATTTTGTTATTTGGATATGAAGTAATTACACCACATAAAAAAATTACATATGATTATTACATCTCAAAAATTGCATTTAATAACAAATATTTAATTGCTGGGCTTGAAAATGGCTCAATAATAATTAAAAACTTTAATAATTTAAAAACTTTAATAACTATCAATCTTCCTAAAATTCACGATTTTATGGGGGATAAAATTCCTATGCCAATATATTCAATTGATATTTCACCTGATAATAAAGAAGTTTTAATATTAACCGAAGATGAAAATGCTAAAAGAACACTTTTTATATATAATTTAAATACTAAAACATTAAAAAAAATATTTACTATAAATCAAACATTAATGAAAGCAAATTTTATTGATAATAAAAAAATCTTTTTTGCAAAACTAAGTGATGAAATCACACTTTATGATTTAACTAAAAAGAAATTCATATACACAACTCAACTTGATAGTTATGTTTTTTCAACATATGCTCTAAATAACGATAAAACTAAAATAGCCCTTGGAGATGAGAGTGGAAATATAAAAATAGCTAATACAATAACTGGTAAAAAAATTGCTACAATAATTGGATTTAATAAAGATAAAACACTATCACTTGATTATCAAAAAAACGAAATCATTAATGCAAGTAACGATAAAAGAGTTGGAATTTACACAGAAAATGGAAAAATTATAAATACATTAGATGCAAAGTTTTTACCATATGCAGCAGCACTTTCTCCTACTTTAAAAACTTTTGCAATTCAATATGATGAAAAAAATAATATTATGGTTTATTCACAATATAATAAACCTCTCTATTTACTAAAAGGTCATACAATGCCTTTAAATGGAATGAAGTATATTAACTCAACTACACTAATAAGCTACTCTCCATCGGAAATTTTAATTTGGAAAATAAAGGAGTAA
- a CDS encoding 4Fe-4S dicluster domain-containing protein, producing MDKSRRNFFRRVKNSPFKSFIFPPYYEKKEDFLKCNECKSKDCLIACNEKIIYIEEEKPIIKFGINGCTFCDDCANACPNDVLNIHHKKNKLNAEILINPKKCIAHNQTICFSCQDICEENATIYKGMFNPIIDLEKCTACGFCISVCPTNAIEVKIV from the coding sequence ATGGATAAATCAAGAAGAAACTTTTTTAGGAGAGTTAAAAACTCTCCTTTTAAATCTTTTATCTTTCCTCCTTACTATGAAAAAAAAGAAGACTTTTTAAAATGCAATGAGTGTAAGAGTAAAGATTGTTTGATTGCTTGCAATGAAAAAATTATTTATATTGAAGAAGAAAAACCTATAATAAAATTTGGAATTAACGGATGTACTTTTTGTGATGATTGTGCAAATGCATGTCCTAATGATGTATTAAACATTCATCATAAAAAAAATAAATTAAATGCTGAGATTTTAATAAATCCAAAAAAGTGTATTGCTCACAATCAAACAATCTGCTTTTCTTGTCAAGATATATGCGAAGAAAATGCTACAATATATAAAGGAATGTTTAATCCAATTATTGATTTAGAAAAATGCACAGCTTGTGGATTTTGCATAAGTGTATGCCCAACAAATGCAATTGAAGTAAAAATAGTTTAG
- a CDS encoding nitrate reductase cytochrome c-type subunit, with protein sequence MKKLLISTIALAGFLFAGCQQTMQTQKKDVEITGVRKAPLTEGSQNLPIVKYNDQAPIPGKVKPFKKSFVTAPPMIPHSVEGMVPITKNNNMCLNCHMPQNAKALGVIPMPRDHFVDNFENGKVVHKVAGSRYFCTLCHTPQAKLDPVIENKFESLKNK encoded by the coding sequence ATGAAAAAACTATTAATTAGTACTATTGCATTAGCTGGATTTCTTTTTGCAGGATGCCAACAAACTATGCAAACTCAAAAAAAAGATGTTGAAATAACAGGTGTTAGAAAAGCACCTTTAACTGAGGGTAGTCAAAATTTACCAATAGTTAAATACAATGACCAAGCACCAATTCCGGGAAAAGTAAAACCATTTAAGAAATCTTTTGTAACTGCGCCTCCAATGATACCTCATAGTGTAGAAGGAATGGTTCCAATTACAAAAAATAATAATATGTGTTTAAATTGTCATATGCCTCAAAATGCAAAAGCATTAGGTGTAATTCCAATGCCAAGAGACCATTTTGTTGATAATTTTGAAAATGGAAAAGTTGTTCATAAAGTAGCTGGTAGTAGATATTTTTGTACTTTATGTCATACCCCACAAGCTAAACTTGACCCAGTAATTGAAAATAAGTTTGAAAGTTTAAAAAACAAATAA
- the napH gene encoding quinol dehydrogenase ferredoxin subunit NapH, translating into MGSIIKNRFLILRRVSQFTILFLYFAANYYGWKILVGNLSFSKILNTIPMADPYAVLQMVFAGTVISSNLIIGVLIVLFIYGVIGGRAYCSWVCPVNLITDLAAFVRRKTHHEKDNLVSTQRIKKFRYVFMVILLILSAIIGAAAFEFISPIGMFTRAVAFGVGFSWVWLLAIFLFDAFVLKNGWCGHICPLGATYSLIGSKNIIRVYHNKENCTNCGNCLEICPENQVLAPVINKKSDFISGIECTNCGRCIEVCNDNALKFSLRYIISKKGEKNEKTIN; encoded by the coding sequence ATGGGATCAATAATTAAAAATAGATTTCTAATCCTAAGAAGAGTTTCTCAATTTACAATATTATTTTTATATTTTGCTGCAAATTATTATGGATGGAAAATATTAGTAGGAAATCTTAGTTTTTCTAAAATTTTAAATACTATCCCAATGGCTGACCCTTATGCGGTATTACAAATGGTATTTGCTGGTACTGTAATTAGCTCTAATTTAATTATTGGTGTATTAATAGTACTTTTTATCTATGGAGTAATTGGCGGTAGAGCATATTGTAGTTGGGTATGTCCTGTTAATTTAATTACTGATTTAGCAGCATTTGTTAGAAGAAAAACACATCATGAAAAAGACAACTTAGTAAGTACTCAAAGAATTAAAAAATTTAGATATGTATTTATGGTTATTCTATTAATACTTTCAGCCATTATAGGTGCAGCGGCATTTGAATTTATTAGCCCTATTGGAATGTTTACAAGAGCAGTTGCTTTTGGGGTTGGATTTAGCTGGGTATGGCTTTTAGCAATATTTTTATTTGATGCATTTGTTTTAAAAAACGGATGGTGTGGACATATTTGTCCTCTTGGTGCAACTTATTCATTAATTGGTAGCAAAAATATAATTAGAGTTTATCATAATAAAGAAAATTGCACTAATTGTGGTAATTGCTTAGAAATATGTCCTGAAAATCAAGTATTAGCACCTGTAATTAATAAAAAAAGTGATTTTATCTCTGGAATAGAATGCACAAATTGTGGTAGATGTATAGAAGTGTGTAATGATAATGCTTTAAAATTTTCACTAAGATACATAATTTCAAAAAAAGGAGAAAAAAATGAAAAAACTATTAATTAG
- the napG gene encoding ferredoxin-type protein NapG: MDNKRRTFLTNLIQATAAAAVGGSIVGAFVEENKDKPLTLRPPGALKEEDFLKTCIRCGLCVEACKNRENKVIIDGKEIETLKLAAPGDKKPIGTPYFIPRSGPCFMCDDIPCLFACPTGALTPDMCKNDKGEVAIDFAKMGVAVIDPSSCIAFWGLQCTACYRACPELDKAITIEWRKNERTGKHAYRIPVVHEEACTGCGMCEMACVTEKAAIKVFPREVFLGKAGDRYVKGWDKKDENRVKNASTKTTTETGRSQKSAIESLNEGIQWDQ, encoded by the coding sequence TTGGATAATAAAAGACGCACATTTTTAACAAACTTAATCCAAGCAACTGCTGCAGCAGCTGTTGGAGGAAGTATAGTTGGCGCTTTTGTTGAAGAAAATAAAGACAAACCATTAACTCTTCGCCCTCCTGGGGCTTTAAAAGAAGAGGATTTTTTAAAAACATGTATTAGATGCGGTCTATGTGTTGAAGCTTGTAAAAATAGAGAAAATAAAGTAATTATTGATGGAAAAGAAATTGAAACCCTAAAACTTGCAGCACCAGGAGACAAAAAACCAATTGGTACTCCTTATTTTATACCAAGGAGTGGACCTTGTTTTATGTGTGATGATATACCATGTTTATTTGCTTGCCCAACAGGAGCTTTAACTCCTGATATGTGTAAAAACGATAAAGGTGAAGTAGCAATAGATTTTGCAAAAATGGGAGTTGCAGTAATTGACCCAAGTAGTTGTATAGCTTTTTGGGGATTACAATGTACAGCTTGTTATAGAGCTTGTCCTGAGCTTGATAAAGCAATTACCATTGAATGGAGAAAAAATGAAAGGACAGGAAAACACGCTTACAGAATTCCAGTAGTACATGAAGAAGCATGTACTGGATGTGGAATGTGTGAAATGGCGTGTGTAACTGAAAAAGCAGCAATAAAAGTATTCCCAAGAGAAGTCTTCTTAGGAAAAGCAGGAGATAGGTATGTTAAAGGATGGGATAAAAAAGATGAAAATAGAGTAAAAAATGCCTCTACAAAAACAACAACTGAAACTGGCAGAAGCCAAAAAAGTGCAATTGAAAGTTTAAATGAAGGCATACAATGGGATCAATAA